One region of Armigeres subalbatus isolate Guangzhou_Male chromosome 3, GZ_Asu_2, whole genome shotgun sequence genomic DNA includes:
- the LOC134219949 gene encoding uncharacterized protein LOC134219949, whose translation MTVIIKMIIAFISLFSYRSSRYIIIRARLVSFISVPVNLAKIRAENCGQEELATCARPFQVLQSSTDLSIATKKEELDKICPDLTRGLHCIRSYTRRCMTLEQRNRFNKLYNGTHQFVRDLCREGPYQSEFLTHAPCLQRVRPDYEVCGRKYHNTVSVITQQQQHHQARHERHHQQQQQQQQQQPNHHTTAGRDAEADVRTVCCSFIEYLDCSESVAKKTCGWETAKFTRGFLDKMSSNLINMYCEDYYNSNKCPSMQSSGISIIPSSITSFLAFLVPSALCFMNKYFSNISLLRLR comes from the exons ATGACCGTCATAATTAAGATGATTATCGCATTTATTTCCCTATTTTCATATCGATCGTCACGGTACATAATAATAAGGGCCCGTCTTGTTTCTTTCATTTCCGTTCCAGTGAATCTTGCCAAGATAAGAGCAGAAAACTGCGGTCAGGAGGAACTGGCCACATGCGCCCGACCCTTCCAGGTACTGCAGTCGTCAACGGATTTGTCGATAGCGACCAAAAAAGAGGAGCTGGATAAAATTTGCCC CGATTTAACTAGGGGCCTACACTGCATCCGAAGCTACACGCGGCGGTGCATGACTCTGGAGCAGCGGAATCGTTTCAATAAACTCTATAATGGCACCCATCAATTCGTTCGAGACCTCTGCCGGGAAGGACCGTATCAGAGCGAATTTTTAACGCACGCTCCCTGCCTGCAGCGTGTGCGACCGGACTACGAAGTTTGCGGCCGGAAATACCACAATACGGTTTCGGTTATCACCCAGCAGCAACAACATCACCAGGCCCGCCACGAAAGGCatcaccagcagcagcagcagcagcaacaacaacaacccaATCATCATACCACGGCTGGGCGGGATGCCGAGGCGGATGTGCGGACAGTGTGCTGCTCGTTTATAGAATATCTAGACTGTTCGGAAAGTGTCGCCAAGAAGACATGCGGTTGGGAAACGGCGAAATTCACGCGCGGATTTCTGGACAAAATGTCGTCGAATCTGATAAAT ATGTACTGCGAAGATTACTACAACTCGAACAAATGCCCCTCGATGCAATCATCCGGCATCAGCATCATACCCAGCAGCATCACCAGTTTCCTGGCCTTCTTGGTCCCGAGCGCTCTATGCTTCATGAACAAATATTTCTCAAATATCAGCCTACTTCGGTTACGATAA